One genomic window of Lytechinus variegatus isolate NC3 chromosome 1, Lvar_3.0, whole genome shotgun sequence includes the following:
- the LOC121425397 gene encoding homeobox protein Mohawk-like, with translation METGKDNHDDDPRNNASRIDMSGRQTHNLRARNRLGSRYIAPMADKVRRKRPQMKSMTRPLKRWLYEHKDYPYPNRKEKLILSMESTMTMVQVSNWFANARRRLKNTVHDPKMSWEQRIHKYNKHVTGNAERLSISSSDSSMDSSEVEDIDDEEFNGMDESDNNSTVNYAQDVSASSTDHQDIHEDVDEVSHPELVLHAPIPQSASHGIQQRQSLPTHKYKHSIMQRYLNDTYRQAQKLQLGTFTDSMNSSQSYVPENTFNVPVYTERPTGKLSGQEWSKFRVSGSVGSHEYERMSTSPENTSSSSIGSHRQRHCSEEYSLTSSSDDWTSFLKDTKSTDFKNEEDEEVYWQEIVAAVALTNMARSRQLGK, from the exons atggaGACGGGCAaggataatcatgatgatgacccTCGTAATAATGCATCAAGAATCGACATGTCTGGTCGTCAAACACACAATTTGAGAGCAAGGAATCGACTAGG gaGCAGATACATTGCACCAATGGCAGACAAAGTGCGCCGCAAGCGGCCACAAATGAAGAGCATGACCAGACCTTTGAAACGATGGTTATATGAGCACAAAGACTATCCTTACCCGAATCGAAAAGAGAAACTCATTCTTTCAATGGAATCTACGATGACAATGGTACAG GTGTCTAATTGGTTCGCTAACGCCCGCAGACGCCTCAAGAACACCGTTCATGATCCGAAAATGTCATGGGAGCAGCGAATTCATAAGTACAACAAACACGTGACAGGCAACGCTGAGAGGCTCAGCATCAGTTCATCAGACAGCTCCATGGATTCATCAGAGGTAGAGGACATTGACGATGAAGAATTCAACGGAATGGATGAGTCAG ATAACAATAGTACTGTAAACTATGCCCAGGATGTTTCGGCGTCTTCTACTGATCACCAGGACATCCACGAAGATGTTGATGAGGTCAGTCATCCAGAACTCGTACTGCATGCACCGATTCCTCAGAGTGCATCTCACGGCATCCAACAAAGACAATCGTTACCCACTCACAAGTACAAACATAGCATCATGCAACGCTACCTCAACGATACATATCGCCAAGCTCAGAAGCTGCAGTTAGGAACATTCACAGACTCCATGAATAGCTCACAGTCTTATGTACCGGAGAACACTTTCAACGTTCCGGTATACACAGAACGCCCCACTGGCAAATTATCTGGGCAGGAGTGGTCCAAGTTTAGGGTGTCGGGATCAGTGGGCTCCCACGAGTATGAACGCATGTCAACGTCACCTGAAAATACCTCGTCTTCTAGCATTGGAAGTCATCGCCAAAGACACTGCTCGGAAG AATACTCTTTAACGTCATCATCTGATGATTGGACATCTTTCCTCAAGGACACCAAAAGTACCGACTTCAAAAA TGAGGAGGATGAAGAGGTGTACTGGCAAGAGATAGTAGCAGCAGTCGCTCTTACCAACATGGCGCGATCACGACAGCTTGGGAAATAA